A single genomic interval of Cucumis sativus cultivar 9930 chromosome 7, Cucumber_9930_V3, whole genome shotgun sequence harbors:
- the LOC101221952 gene encoding probably inactive leucine-rich repeat receptor-like protein kinase At5g48380, translated as MLRNRAVDCLVAGFVVMLLSCKSFTFAAESDLSCLRSIKKSFQDPNKYLTSWDFSSRSEGAICRFIGIICWHPDENSVLSINLSNMGLKGQFPTGIKNCTSLTGLDLSFNQISGEIPTNVGSIVPFATTLDLSSNKFTGRIPKSIANISYLNVLKLDHNQLSGQIPPELSLLGRLREFSVASNLLIGAVPKFGGKLGNKADMYANNTGLCGGPLKPCSSTSDKLR; from the coding sequence ATGCTTCGTAATCGAGCTGTGGACTGTTTGGTTGCTGGTTTTGTGGTGATGTTATTGAGTTGTAAAAGCTTCACGTTTGCTGCTGAGAGTGATTTGTCTTGTTTGAGAAGCATAAAGAAATCGTTTCAGGATCCTAATAAGTACTTAACATCATGGGATTTTAGCAGCAGATCGGAGGGGGCTATCTGCAGATTTATTGGGATTATATGTTGGCATCCTGATGAGAACAGTGTCTTAAGTATTAATTTGTCTAATATGGGGCTTAAGGGCCAATTCCCTACTGGGATTAAGAATTGCACTAGCTTAACTGGCTTGGACCTCTCCTTCAATCAGATTTCGGGTGAGATTCCTACCAATGTTGGATCCATTGTTCCGTTTGCCACTACCTTAGATTTGTCGTCGAATAAGTTTACTGGTCGTATCCCCAAAAGCATTGCTAATATTAGTTATCTGAATGTTCTGAAGCTGGATCACAACCAGTTGTCCGGACAGATCCCTCCGGAGCTTAGCTTGCTGGGACGGTTGAGAGAGTTCAGTGTAGCTAGCAATCTTTTGATTGGAGCAGTTCCTAAGTTTGGCGGTAAGCTGGGAAATAAAGCTGATATGTATGCAAATAATACTGGGCTGTGCGGTGGTCCTTTGAAACCTTGCTCCTCCACTTCCGATAAGCTTCGGTAG
- the LOC101216986 gene encoding acyl-coenzyme A thioesterase 9, mitochondrial, with the protein MLKIKGKVQALSSVFTLNSWNLIPKPRFNFKFQRLFYMDANSSSNPNSNSSPSRTISVFSTIPLPPSSDAVNGSGSSTSSRKPINLWPGMHHSPVTAALWDARSSIFERLLDPPKDAPPQSELLTKTPSQSRTIVIYNFSSDFILREQYRDPWNEVRIGKLLEDLDALAGTISVRHCSDDDSTTRPLLLVTASVDRIVLKKPISVDADLKIVGSVIWVGRSSIEVQLDMIQGTKDCSNKSDSVALTANFIFVARDSQTGKAALVNRLLPETEEEKLLFEGAEARSNLRKRKNRGDMWALENGYIKRIDALLAEGRIFCDMPALADRDSILLRDTRLENSLICQPQQRNIHGRIFGGFLMQRAFELAFSTAYVFAGMVPYFFEVDHVDFLKPVDVGDFLRFTSCVLYTEVDNPDQPLINVEVVAHVTRPEIRSSEVSNTFYFTFTVRPEAKANGKGFRLRSVVPATEEEARRIIERMDAEKDAKGLEQGI; encoded by the exons ATGTTGAAGATCAAAGGCAAAGTTCAAGCTTTGAGCTCTGTTTTCACCCTCAATTCTTGGAATTTAATCCCAAAACCCAGATTCAATTTCAAGTTCCAAAGATTGTTTTACATGGATGCCAATTCCAGTTCCAATCCCAATTCCAATTCTTCTCCTTCGAGGACTATTTCTGTTTTCTCCACCATTCCTCTGCCTCCTAGTTCCGACGCCGTCAATGGCTCCGGCAGTTCCACTTCGTCTCGGAAACCCATCAACCTCTGGCCTGGGATGCACCATTCACCGGTCACTGCTGCTCTTTGGGATGCTAGGTCCAGTATCTTTGAGAGGTTGCTTGATCCTCCTAAAGATGCGCCACCGCAGAGCGAATTGCTTACCAAAACTCCTTCTCAGAGTCGGACTATTGTGATTTATAATTTCTCTTCTGATTTTATTCTGAGAGAGCAGTATCGTGATCCGTGGAATGAGGTCAGAATCGGAAAGTTGCTTGAAGATCTTGATGCCTTGGCTGGTACCATCTCCGTTAGA CACTGTTCCGATGATGATAGCACGACAAGACCACTTTTGCTAGTGACTGCCTCTGTTGACAGAATTGTTCTAAAGAAGCCAATTAGTGTTGATGCTGATTTGAAAATAGTTGGTTCAGTCATATGGGTTGGGCGATCCTCTATTGAGGTTCAGTTAGACATGATCCAAGGCACAAAAG ATTGCTCAAACAAGTCAGACTCAGTTGCTCTGACAGCAAACTTCATATTTGTGGCACGCGACTCTCAGACTGGGAAAGCTGCTTTAGTTAACAGGCTTTTGCCCGAAACtgaggaagaaaaattactttttgaGGGAGCAGAAGCCAGGAGTAACTTgaggaaaaggaagaatagAGGTGATATGTGGGCGTTGGAAAATGGGTacataaaaagaattgatGCTTTACTAGCAGAGGGAAGAATCTTCTGTGACATGCCAGCCCTGGCAGACAGAGACAGCATTCTTCTCAGGGATACTCGCCTTGAAAACTCTTTGATTTGTCAACCACAACAAAGAAACATACATGGTAGGATCTTTGGAGGGTTTCTTATGCAACGAGCATTTGAGTTGGCTTTCTCAACAGCATATGTATTTGCCGGAATGGTGCCTTACTTTTTTGAAGTTGATCACGTTGATTTCTTAAAACCT GTGGATGTCGGTGACTTTCTACGTTTCACGTCATGTGTTCTTTACACGGAAGTTGACAATCCAGATCAGCCATTGATCAACGTTGAAGTCGTTGCCCACGTCACTAGGCCCGAGATCAGGTCTAGCGAG GTCTCGAACACATTCTATTTCACTTTCACTGTGCGTCCAGAGGCAAAAGCTAATGGGAAAGGATTCAGACTTCGCAGTGTTGTTCCCGCAACGGAAGAAGAAGCTCGTCGTATCATCGAGCGCATGGATGCCGAAAAAGATGCTAAGGGACTTGAGCAAGGAATCTGA
- the LOC101218167 gene encoding uncharacterized protein LOC101218167 — MLRTRLFWFSLGFATTAASISHFVWRDLLAYRCALSSDMERSFDALEARISNLESARNRNSVSSAEAND, encoded by the exons ATGTTGAGAACTCGATTGTTTTGGTTCAGTTTAGGATTCGCGACAACAGCTGCTTCCATTTCCCATTTCGTCTGGAGAGATCTATTGGCTTATCGATGTGCTCTTTCATCTGAT ATGGAGCGGAGTTTTGATGCCCTGGAAGCTAGAATCTCGAATCTCGAGTCCGCTCGAAACCGGAATTCGGTTTCATCTGCTGAG GCCAATGACTGA
- the LOC101222190 gene encoding probably inactive leucine-rich repeat receptor-like protein kinase At5g48380, with translation MLCNRVVDCLVAGFVVVLLSCNGFTFATESDLFCLRSIKNSFQDPNEYLTSWDFSNRSEGVICRFTGIMCWHPDENRVLSITLSNMGLKGQFPTGIKNCTSLTGLDLSFNQMSGEIPMDIGSIVKYAATLDLSSNDFTGPIPKSIADISYLNILKLDHNQLSGQIPPELSLLGRLTEFSVASNLLIGPVPKFGSNLTNKADMYANNPGLCDGPLKSCSSASNNPHTSVIAGAAIGGVTVAAVGVGIGMFFYFRSASMKKRKRDDDPEGNKWARNIKGAKGIKISVVEKSVPKMSLSDLMKATNNFSKNSIIGSGRTGCIYRAVFEDGTSLMVKRLQESQRTEKEFLSEMATLGSVKHANLVPLLGFCMAKKERILVYKDMPNGTLHDQLHPEDGDVKPMEWSLRLKIGIRAAKGLAWLHHNCNPRIIHRNISSKCILLDETFEPKISDFGLARLMNPIDTHLSTFVNGEFGDIGYVAPEYSRTLVATPKGDVYSFGVVLLELVTGEKPTHVSKAPEDFKGNLVEWITKLSEESKVQEALDATFVGKNVDGELLQFLKVARSCVVPTAKERPTMFEVYQLLRAIGEGYNFTSEDEIMMPTNSECETGLEELIVAH, from the exons ATGCTTTGTAATCGAGTTGTGGACTGTTTGGTTGCTGGTTTTGTGGTGGTGTTGTTGAGTTGTAATGGCTTCACGTTTGCTACTGAGAgtgatttgttttgtttgagaagCATAAAGAATTCGTTTCAGGATCCTAATGAGTACTTAACATCATGGGATTTTAGCAACAGATCGGAGGGGGTTATCTGCAGATTTACTGGGATTATGTGTTGGCATCCTGATGAGAATAGGGTTTTAAGTATTACTTTGTCTAATATGGGGCTTAAGGGCCAATTCCCTACTGGGATTAAGAATTGCACTAGCTTAACTGGCTTGGACCTCTCCTTCAATCAGATGTCGGGTGAGATTCCTATGGATATCGGATCCATTGTTAAGTATGCTGCTACCCTAGATTTGTCGTCGAATGATTTTACTGGTCCTATCCCCAAAAGCATTGCTGATATTAGTTATCTGAATATTCTCAAGCTGGATCACAACCAGTTGTCCGGTCAGATCCCTCCGGAGCTTAGCTTGCTTGGACGATTGACAGAGTTTAGTGTAGCTAGTAATCTTTTGATTGGACCAGTTCCTAAGTTTGGTAGTAATCTGACAAATAAAGCTGATATGTATGCAAATAATCCTGGGCTGTGCGATGGTCCTTTGAAATCTTGCTCGTCGGCTTCGAATAATCCTCATACTTCAGTAATTGCTGGGGCAGCTATTGGGGGGGTTACGGTTGCTGCAGTTGGTGTAGGTATTGGtatgtttttctatttccGTAGTGCCTCgatgaagaagaggaagagggaTGATGACCCTGAAGGAAATAAGTGGGCAAGAAACATAAAGGGAGCAAAAGGAATCAAG ATTTCTGTTGTCGAGAAATCGGTACCGAAAATGAGTTTAAGTGACCTCATGAAAGCTACAAACAACTTCAGCAAAAACAGCATTATTGGATCAGGGAGAACTGGATGTATATACAGAGCAGTTTTTGAGGATGGAACTTCATTGATGGTTAAGAGGTTGCAAGAATCTCAGCGCACCGAGAAAGAGTTCTTATCCGAGATGGCTACCTTAGGCAGCGTAAAACATGCAAACTTAGTTCCGCTTTTAGGCTTCTGCATggctaaaaaagaaaggatttTAGTCTATAAGGATATGCCGAATGGAACTCTCCATGATCAGCTACATCCTGAGGATGGCGATGTAAAACCAATGGAATGGTCTTTAAGACTGAAAATTGGGATAAGGGCAGCCAAGGGATTAGCTTGGCTTCATCATAACTGCAATCCGCGGATCATCCACCGAAACATAAGCTCAAAATGTATCTTGCTGGATGAAACGTTTGAACCAAAAATATCTGATTTTGGTCTTGCAAGGCTCATGAATCCAATTGATACTCATTTAAGTACTTTTGTGAATGGGGAGTTTGGAGATATAGGCTATGTGGCTCCTGAGTATTCCCGAACCCTGGTCGCAACTCCAAAAGGAGATGTTTACAGTTTTGGAGTTGTCCTTCTTGAGCTGGTGACAGGGGAGAAACCAACACATGTTTCAAAAGCACCTGAAGATTTCAAAGGGAATTTGGTCGAATGGATTACAAAATTGTCTGAAGAATCCAAGGTGCAGGAAGCGCTTGATGCTACCTTTGTTGGCAAGAATGTCGACGGTGAGCTTTTACAGTTTCTCAAAGTTGCACGAAGCTGTGTTGTGCCTACTGCAAAGGAAAGACCTACCATGTTTGAAGTATATCAGCTTCTAAGAGCCATAGGAGAAGGGTACAACTTCACTAGTGAAGATGAGATAATGATGCCTACAAACTCCGAATGCGAGACTGGCCTCGAGGAACTAATAGTCGCTCATTGA